The Thioalkalivibrio sulfidiphilus HL-EbGr7 genome includes the window GGCTCCGGATCGCCGTCCACGGCGTTGATCAGCGCCCGCTGCACCAGGCGCTCCACGCCGTTGCCCACCCACTGGCGAACCGCGGCCTCGCCACGCTCCGGCAGGCCCAGCTCACGCATCATGGCGTCCACGCAGAAGGCCAGGTCCGGCACGCTGTCCACCAGCGTGCCGTCCAGGTCGATGAGCACCATCCTGGGTCGGGCTATGGGCATGGCAGCGGCGTCCTCAGGCCTTGGCCAGCTCGTCGCGCATCTGCTTGATGATGCTCTCGTAGTGGTGCGGGTCATCCTTGCTGGCGGCGCCGAAGATGGCAGAGCCGGCCACGAAGGTGTCGGCACCGGCGGCCTTGATCTCGCGGATGTTGTCCGCCTTCACGCCGCCGTCGATCTCCAGGCGGATGTCCAGGCCGGACTCGTCGATGCGCTTGCGCGCCTCGCGCAGCTTGTCCAGGGTGGCGGGGATGAACTTCTGGCCGCCGAAACCGGGGTTCACGGACATCAGCAGGATCATGTCCACCTTGTCCATCACGTAGTCCAGGTAGGACAGCGGGGTGGCCGGGTTGAACACCAGGCCCGCCTTGCAGCCTTCGCCCTTGATCAGCTGGAGGGTGCGGTCGATGTGCTCGGAGGCCTCCGGGTGGAAGGTGATGTAGCTGGCGCCGGCCTTGGCGAAGTCCGGGATGATGCGGTCCACCGGCTTGACCATCAGGTGCACATCGATGGGCGCGGTCACGCCGTGCTTGCGCAGGGCCTCGCACACCAGCGGGCCGATGGTCAGATTGGGCACGTAGTGGTTGTCCATGACATCGAAATGCACGATATCGGCGCCGGAGGCCAGCACGTTGTCCACTTCCTCACCCAGACGGGCGAAATCGGCGGAAAGGATGGACGGGGCGATCAGATCGGGTTTTGCCATGGTTGCAATGCCTCTGGTGACGAGCCGGGCGGGCCGGCAAGTGAGTATCTGGGCGTGACGCAGGCTGGGCCGTAGCGCACGCGGAACTGCGCAATTTACCTGAATCGGGCGGAAAACTTAAGCCCTGGGGGCCGACCGTCGATAGGCCAATACGCCGCGGAGGTCAGGGGATGGCGCCAAAGGCTTTGACAGGATTGACATGATTAACAGGATTTAAAATCCATGGACAGGTTTGCTTTGTAAATCATGTTGATCATGTCAATCCTGTCCAGTCCTTGTCTTTCTCCCGCGCCTCTGCGGAAAATCAACCGCCTTGTTCATCACGCCAGCCCATGGTTTATGATGCAGGCCACAGAAAAATGAAGGAGTTAGCCATGTCCATCGCCATTACCCTGCACGTCCTCTCCGCCGTCATCTGGGTGGGCGGCATGTTCTTCGCCTACATGGCCCTGCGCCCCGTGGCCGCGAGTCTGCTCGAGCCCCCCATGCGCACCACCCTCTGGCGGGACACCTTCAACCGTTTCTTCCCCTGGGTGTGGGCGGCGGTGATCCTGCTGCTGGTGACCGGCTACTGGATGCTGTTCAAGAAGTTCGGCGGCATGGCCCATGCGCCCCTGTACGTGCACGTCATGAACGGCCTGGGTCTGGTGATGATGGCCATCTACCTGCACGTGTTCTTCGCCCCCTTCCGCCGCATGAAGCAGGCCATCAGCGCCCAGGACTGGCCCGAGGCCGGCCGCCGGCTGGGACAGATCCGCATGCTGATCGGGATCAATCTGATCATCGGACTGGTGGTGGTGGCGGTGGCTTCGGGTGGGGCTTATTTGATCGTTTGAGGCGGGCTAGCACATCAAAAGTCAAAGGCTTCCGATCCGGCTTGCAGCCGGCTCGGGTTACTTTCTTTGCTTGTCCAAAGAAAGTAACCAAAGAAAAGACACCCGGGTTTCTCGCCCCTGCGGGGTGCCCTGCGCGCGGGGGTGTTCCGGGGAGGTCGGCTGACAGGCCTTCCCTGGCCTGACAGCCGACGCGCCGCATCCCTGCGGCGCCCCTGGCGGGCTTTGACCCCGGAACACCCCCGTGCTCGGCGAGAAAAACGGGGGGGACGTCAAAGGCAGCAACCCTTTGACCTTCGGTGGGGTTGTGCTCTTTTGTAGGAGCCCCGACCCCGGGGCGAATTTCTCACCATTCGCCCCGGGGTCGGGGCTCCTACAAGGAAAACCCAAGGCAGACCGAAGCGGTGTTGACCTACCTCCCCCTTATGCCGCACCGAGTAGCGCAGGCTTCGAGGGAAAAAGCCCGAAGGGGCGTCGCAGGGATGCGGCGCGTCGCCTGCCAGGCCAGGGGCGAGGCGGATCAGGCGGAAGAACTTCCGCCCCGCCGAGCGGGCGCACATGGACGTGCGCCCTGGACTTTCTGTCGAAGCAGGATTGCGTAGACAGAAAGGCCTGTCAGGCGACCCCCTCGAAGCCGAGCAACGCAGGGATCGGAAGCCTTTGACTTAAACACCCCAAATAAAACACCCACCCACAAAAAAGCCGCCCGAAGGCGGCTTTTCTGCTGGCCAGAACCGAAACCTCAGAGGGTCTCGATGTAGGCAGCCAGGTTGGCGATGTCCTCGTCGGACAGGCCCTTGGCCTGGGGAGCCATCAGCGGGGTGTTGGGGCCCACGGTCTCACCGGCGCGGTACTTCTTCAGCAGATCAGCGGTGTCAGCGGCAGGCTTTCCGGCCAGCTTGGGGAAGATGGCCTGGCCCTGGCCCTGGGCGCCGTGGCAGCTGATGCAGGTGGCGAACTTGGCCTTGCCGGCCTCCACGTCCGCAGCCTGGGCAGCGCCGGCCATGGCCAGGGAAGCAGCAAGGGCAACACCCATCAGAGCAAACTTCTTCATGTGCAACACTCCTCCAGTTAAGGATCTAGATTGTCAGCTGGTCCCGCCCATGGCGACCCCGACCAACAAAACCCGGCGATTATCCGGGATGCTCGGGACCAAGTAAACGCCACCATGCCTGAACGAAAGCTGAACCGATCAGAAACCCGATGACATAACCCAAATGATGCGCCCGCTCAGGGACTTATTCCACCGGGCCGGCTCAGCGCCCCCGAATATAGCGCTCGTCGGACCAGCTGCACAGCCATTCGGGCTTGAGCATGACCATGGCGGTCACCAGGGTGCCGTTGAGGATCGCCTCGGGCAGCACCAGCAAGGGCAGGTAGATCAGGTATTCCCCGGTGATCTTCTCCAGGTCGTAGATCCCCAGGAACGACAGCAAGCCGCCCACCGCCAGCATGCTGGCCAGGATGGCCAGGGCGGCACCGGCAAAGGCGCAGACGTACAGGTAGATGAAGGGATGGGGCGGCAGCAGGCGCTCCACCAGGCGCAACAGGCCATGGCTGACCAGTACCGGCACCAGGCCCGAGAGCAGGAACACCAGGGGCAGGGAGGCCCAGTCCTGGGCGGTGAACAGGGCCACCAGGACCAGGGCGAGGGCCACGGCCAGCAGGGTGAACTGCCAGCCGAACATCAGGGTCAGGGTGGTCACCCCCAGGTAGTGCAGGGACAGGCCCGGGGAGATACCCGCGCTGAGGCTCCAGAGCACGGCAATACCGAGCACACTGCCCAGGAACAGGTGCAGCCGGCCGGGCTGGTAGAGCTGCCACCAGGGGGCGCCGGCCAGGGCCCGCCACATGACAAAGGCAAACAACAGGCCACTGCTCAGGAGGGTGCCGGTGGTGAAAAGCTGGGCGTCGAACAGCATGAAGGCAATCTGCACAGGTCAGGATGAAGATTTGACGCAGGACGGGGACGGTTCGTTCCCTGTCTACTCCCGCACGGCCAGGGCCACGGTGTAGTCCTTGCCCTGCTTGAGCTTGTCGTAGTTGCCGAACACCTCCTTGAAGCCCCGCTCGATGAAGCGGCGCAGGCCGGTGATGGTCACCACGTACAGGCGGCCGCCGGGATGCAGGTGCTCGAAGGCGTCGTAGAGATACAGATAGAGCATCTCCTTGCCCACCTTGGCCGGCAGGTTGGAGGTGATAACCTGGAAACGGCGATTCCCCACGGCGCTGAAGCCATTACTCAGGAAGGCCTCGGCGTTGCCGATGCCGTTGATGCGTGCGTTCTTGTTGCTGTAGTCCACGGCCACGAAGTCCTTGTCCACCAGGCAGGTTCGCCCCTTGGGCGCCAGGCGCGCCAGGGTCAGGCCAATGGGGCCGTAGCCGCAGCCCAGGTCCAGGCAGTCATCGGCCTCACCGACCTCCACGTGGTCCAGCAGCAGGCGCGTGCCGGCGTCGATGCCCCGGGGGGAGAACAGGCCCCAGGTGGTGTGGAAGGTGAGCGGCTGGCCGCACAGGGTGTCGCTGAAGACGATGTCCTCGCGCAGGCTGGCGATGTAGTCGGGGGAAGGCATAATTCAAAATTCAAGATTCAACATTCAAGGGCGGAAGGATCATACCACCCCTTGAATCTTGAATATTGAATCTTGAATTCGCCCTTCAAAGCGCCCCGAAGATCGCTTCGGCCTCGGAGATCACGCACTCCAGGTCATCGCCCAGCACGCAGAAGTGCCCCATCTTGCGCCCGGGCCGGGCCTCGGCCTTGCCGTAGAGATGCAGCTTGGCCGCGGGGTGGGCGAACAGGGCCGACCAGTCGGGCTCGCCATCGGTCCACAGGTCACCCAGCAGATTGACCATCACCACCGGGCTCAACAACCGCGTGTCGCCGAAGGGCAGGCCGCAGATGGCACGCACCTGTTGCTCGAACTGGGAGGTGACACAGGCGTCCAGGGTGTAGTGGCCGCTGTTGTGGGGGCGCGGCGCGATTTCGTTGACCAGCAGTTCGCCGGCGGTGGTGATGAAGAACTCCACCGCCATCAGGCCGCAGTAGTCGAGACCCTCGGCGATCCGATTCGCCGCCTCCCGGGCCGCGCGGGCCTGGGCCTCGGTGACCCGGGCGGGCACGATGCTCATGTGCAGGATGCCGTCCCGGTGGATGTTTTCGGCCACGGGATAACAGACGGTGGCGCCGTCCGTGCCCCGGGCCAGCACCACGGAGATCTCCATGGCCAGGTCCACCCGGTGCTCCAGCACGCAGGGCACCCCGCCCAGGGACTCGAAGGCCTGGCGGGCCGCCGCCGGGGCATCCACCGGGATCTGGCCCTTGCCGTCATAGCCGAAGGCGGCGCGCTTGAGGATCGCCGGTCCACCCACCCCGGCAAACGCGGCCTCGGCCTCGTCGGCGCTGGTCACCACCTCGAACGGCGCCGTGTTCAGCCCCAGGGAGCGGATGAAGGTCTTCTCGCGACCACGATCCTGGGTGTGCAGGAGCGAGCCGGCCGCCGGGCGCACCGGGACCTTGCGCGCCAGTGTCTCCAGGGTCTGGGCGGGAATGTTCTCGAACTCGGTGGTCACCACCGCGCAGCGGGCCGCCATCTGTTCCAGTGCCCAGGCATCGCCGTAGGCGGCATGCAGGTGTTCATCGGCCATGCGACCGGCGGGGCTGCCGCTATCCGGGTCCAGCACCAGCACCCGGTAGCCCAGGGTGCGGGCGGCCACGGTGAACATGCGGCCCAGCTGGCCGCCGCCCAGCATGCCGAGGGTCTGGCCGGGCAGGATCACGGGTTGGGCGGCAGCTGCATGGCGAGCACCTGCTCGGCCAGCTCGCGGCGGAAATCGGCCAGGCGCTCGGCCAGTTCGGCATCGTGGGTGGCCAGCATGGCCACGGCGAACAGGCCCGCGTTGGCGGCACCGGCTTCGCCGATGGCGAAGGTGGCCACCGGGATGCCCTTGGGCATCTGCACGATCGACAGCAGGGAATCCTGGCCCTGCAGATGGCGCGAGGGCACGGGCACCCCCAGCACCGGAATCGTGGTCTTGGCCGCCAGCATACCCGGCAGATGCGCGGCGCCGCCGGCGCCTGCGATGATGCACTTGAGCCCCCGCTCACGGGCGCTTTCGGCGTATTCGAACAGCAGGTCCGGCGTGCGGTGGGCGGAGACCACCCGGGCCTCGTGGGGCACACCGAAGGCCTTGAGCTGATCCACGGCATGGGCCATGACCGGCCAGTCGCTCTGACTGCCCATGACCACGCCGACGATGGGGGATTCGTTAGACATATTGGCGAAAAACCAGGGTGGACAATCGCCTAGGATAAACCAAATTTGAAGGGGGAAGGAGGAATTGGGAACTGCGAGGTCAGTACGAAGTGTGAATTGGGAAGTGGGAAGTAAGGCCTTTCAATCCCCAGTTCCCACTTCCCAATTCACACTTCGCACTTCAAAATGGCCGCGAAATCAAGCCAAGGTCGCCACAGCCGATGTCCCAGCCGCTCCTGCAAAGCCACCTGACCTCCCTCCCCCTGATCCACCGGGGCAAGGTCCGCGACCTCTACGCCGTGGGCGACGATCACCTGCTGATCGTCACCACCGACCGGGTGTCCGCCTTCGACGTGATCCTGCCCACGCCCATCCCAGGCAAGGGCGAGGTGCTGACGAAGATCTCCGAGTTCTGGTTTCGCAAGCTTGAGCATATCGTGCCCAACCAGCTGGCGGACATGAGCCTTGCCGAGGCAGTACCCGATGCCGCCGAACGCGCCCCCCTGGAGGGCCGCAGCCTGGTGGTCAAGCGCCTCAAGGCCCTGCCCATCGAAGCGGTGGTGCGCGGCTATCTCATCGGCTCCGGCTGGAAGGACTACCAGAAGACCGGCCAGGTGTGTGGCAACCCCCTTCCTGCGGGTCTGCAGCTGGCGGACAGGCTGCCGGAGCCCATCTACACCCCGTCCACCAAGGCGGCGGTGGGGGATCACGACGAAAACGTGGACTTCGACTACACCGCCGAGCTGGTGGGCCCGGAGCTGGCCGCCCAGGTGCGCCAGACGGCGCTCGCCCTGTACAAGGCCGCCGCCGAATATGCCCTGGCGCGGGGCATCATCATCGCAGACACCAAGTTCGAGTTCGGCCTGGACGACGAGGGTGTGCTGCACCTGATCGACGAGGCCCTGACCCCGGACTCCTCCCGCTTCTGGCCCGCCGACACCTACCGCCCCGGCATCAGCCCGCCCTCCTTCGACAAACAGTTCGTGCGCGATTACCTGGAGACCCTGGACTGGAACAAGCAGGCCCCGGGACCGGAACTGCCGCCGGACGTGGTGCAGAAGACCACCGAGAAATATCGCGAGGCGCTGCTGCGGCTTACGGGGGCAAGCTGATTCAAAATTCAAAATTCAAGATTCAAAATTCAAAGGGGGAACCACCGCGATGCGACAACCGATGCCCAGCCGACCAGCCGCCTTTTCCCTTTGAATTTTGAATTTTGAATGTCTCTAAACGGCTACTTTGTCACAGGCACGGACACCGGCATCGGCAAGACGGTCCTCTCCTGCGCGCTGATTCGGGCCCTGCGTGAAGGCGGACACACCGTCACACCGCGCAAGCCGGTGGAGTCCGGTTGCGAGGTCCGCGACGGACAGCTCTTCCCGGCCGACGGTACCGCCCTGCGCGAAGCGGCGGGCTCACCCTTCCCGAACCTGGACCGCGTCACCCCCTATCGTTTCTCCCACGCCCTCGCCCCCGACCGGGCCGCACGCCTCGTGGGTGCATCGCTGAATATTGAACAGCTGAGACAGGCCTGTCTCGCGGATGCGGATCAGGACGCCCTGCTGGTGGTGGAAGGCGCCGGGGGTTTCTATTCGCCGCTCGCCGAGGACGGCCTGAACGCCGATCTGGCCGAGGCCCTGGGACTGCCCGTGGTGCTGGTGGCGCCGGACCGGCTGGGGACCATGAACCACGTGCTGCTCACCGCCGAGGCCATCGCCCGGCGCGGCCTGCGTCTCGCGCTGGTGGTGCTGAACGAGGTTGAGACCGAACAGCCCGAGGGGATGGACAACCGGTCGGACCTGGCACGGCATCTCGACTGCCCGATCCTCGGCTTTCCGCGGGTGAAGCGGACGGGAGACGGCTGGGAAATCCTGGCCGGCTGGCTGCGCGACAGTGCGTAGCTGGAAAAGCCCTTCCTCTCACGGAGCCGTGGAGATCTTGAAATGGGTTTCTCTGCGTCTCTGCGTCTCTGCGAGAGGACGGGGGTTTTTCAGACGATCAAACCAAAGGCATGATGCTCTCGCGGAGGCGCAGGGGCGCGGGGAAAAGGCTTTTGATCAGAAATCCCCGTGGCTCCGTGCCGCCGTGAGCGGATCGCCTTGAGTGCAATGAAGTGTAGGTCGGGCTTCAGCCCGACAGCGCCGCTTCCAGGACGATCCACCGCGTCGGGCTGAAGCCCGACACACGGACGTAACAGCCCCTTCACTGGACCCCATTCAACCGGCCACGCGCCGCCAGTAGCGTTCGCTCCAGTAATAAAGCACCGTGGTGTCCAGCACCGGGTAGCTGTCGGCGTAGTCGATACCCCGGGCGGGTTGCTCGATATTGTCCCGCGCTGGATCCAGGGGGCGCCATTGGGTGTCCCGGGTCTCACCCACTGGTTTGCGCCCCATGCCCTCGTGGCGCCGCTCGGCGGCGCCGAACTCCCGGTAGTTCTGCTGCGCACGCTCCAGGGACACGGTGTTGGAACCGCCGGGCATGAGGGGAAATCGCAACTGCACCAGGTTGTCCTCCCAGCAGCAGATGGGACAGCGGTGATGGCTGCCCGGCTGCATGTCGAAGACCTGGTAGCCGCACACGGGGCAGGGAAACTTGGCCTCGCCGAATGAAATCATCATCACACACCTCCCGCATCCACCCACCCTGACGCCTTCATCAAGGGTAAGCCGAGGGCGCCGTTGCGACAACTTGAAATCAAGTGCCTTCAACGCTAAGGCGCAAAGACGCAGAGAACGCAAAAGAACAGGTTTTTATTCATCAAAACCTTTGCGCCCTTTGCGCCCTTTGCGTCTTTGCGCCTTTGCGTTGAAGGCTTTTCCACATCCCGCGCAAACAAAAAAGGCACAGGGGCGAACCCCTGTGCCTTTCAGTACGACCGGCGCGGGACCGAGGTCCCGCCCGGTGACGGGTCTTAGTTGACCTTGGGATCCAGCTCGCCGCTCTTGTAACGGGCGGTCATCTCCTCCAGGGAGAGGGCCTTGATCTTGGAGGCCATGCCGGCGCAACCGAAGGCCTCGTAGCGGGCCTTGCAGATGTCCTTCATGGCCACGGTGGAGGCCTTCAGGAACTTGCGGGGGTCGAACTCCTTGGGGTTGTCCGCCAGGAACTTGCGGATGGCGCCGGTGGAGGCCATGCGCAGATCGGTGTCGATGTTGACCTTGCGCACGCCGTGCTTGATGCCTTCCTGGATCTCTTCCACGGGCACGCCATAGGTCTGACCCATGTCGCCGCCGTAGTTGTTGATGATCTGCAGCCACTCCTGGGGCACAGAGGAGGAACCATGCATCACCAGGTGGGTGTTGGGGATGCGGGCGTGGATCTCCTTGATGCGGTTGATGGCCAGGATGTCGCCGGTGGGCGGACGGGTGAACTTGTAGGCGCCGTGGGAGGTGCCGATGGCGATGGCCAGGGCGTCCACGCCGGTCTTCTTGACGAAGTCCGCGGCCTCGTCCGGGTCGGTCAGCAGCTGGGAGTGGTCCAGCACGCCCTCGGCGCCGGAGCCGTCTTCCTCGCCGGCCATACCGGTTTCAAGGCTGCCCAGGCAGCCCAGCTCGCCTTCCACGGACACGCCCAGGGCGTGGGCCATCTCGGAGACCTTGCGGGTCACGTCCACGTTGTACTCGTAGGTGGCCGGGGTCTTCATGTCGGGCATCAGGGAGCCATCCATCATCACCGAGGTGAAGCCGGACTGGATGGAGCGGAAGCACACGGCGGGCTCGGAGCCATGGTCCTGGTGCAGCACGATGGGGATGTGCGGGTACTGCTCCACGGCGGCGATGATCAGGTGGCGCAGGAAGGGCTCGCCGGCGTACTTGCGGGCGCCCG containing:
- the rpe gene encoding ribulose-phosphate 3-epimerase, whose amino-acid sequence is MAKPDLIAPSILSADFARLGEEVDNVLASGADIVHFDVMDNHYVPNLTIGPLVCEALRKHGVTAPIDVHLMVKPVDRIIPDFAKAGASYITFHPEASEHIDRTLQLIKGEGCKAGLVFNPATPLSYLDYVMDKVDMILLMSVNPGFGGQKFIPATLDKLREARKRIDESGLDIRLEIDGGVKADNIREIKAAGADTFVAGSAIFGAASKDDPHHYESIIKQMRDELAKA
- a CDS encoding CopD family protein; protein product: MSIAITLHVLSAVIWVGGMFFAYMALRPVAASLLEPPMRTTLWRDTFNRFFPWVWAAVILLLVTGYWMLFKKFGGMAHAPLYVHVMNGLGLVMMAIYLHVFFAPFRRMKQAISAQDWPEAGRRLGQIRMLIGINLIIGLVVVAVASGGAYLIV
- a CDS encoding c-type cytochrome, with amino-acid sequence MKKFALMGVALAASLAMAGAAQAADVEAGKAKFATCISCHGAQGQGQAIFPKLAGKPAADTADLLKKYRAGETVGPNTPLMAPQAKGLSDEDIANLAAYIETL
- a CDS encoding energy-coupling factor ABC transporter permease; this encodes MLFDAQLFTTGTLLSSGLLFAFVMWRALAGAPWWQLYQPGRLHLFLGSVLGIAVLWSLSAGISPGLSLHYLGVTTLTLMFGWQFTLLAVALALVLVALFTAQDWASLPLVFLLSGLVPVLVSHGLLRLVERLLPPHPFIYLYVCAFAGAALAILASMLAVGGLLSFLGIYDLEKITGEYLIYLPLLVLPEAILNGTLVTAMVMLKPEWLCSWSDERYIRGR
- a CDS encoding class I SAM-dependent methyltransferase gives rise to the protein MPSPDYIASLREDIVFSDTLCGQPLTFHTTWGLFSPRGIDAGTRLLLDHVEVGEADDCLDLGCGYGPIGLTLARLAPKGRTCLVDKDFVAVDYSNKNARINGIGNAEAFLSNGFSAVGNRRFQVITSNLPAKVGKEMLYLYLYDAFEHLHPGGRLYVVTITGLRRFIERGFKEVFGNYDKLKQGKDYTVALAVRE
- a CDS encoding 5-(carboxyamino)imidazole ribonucleotide synthase; protein product: MILPGQTLGMLGGGQLGRMFTVAARTLGYRVLVLDPDSGSPAGRMADEHLHAAYGDAWALEQMAARCAVVTTEFENIPAQTLETLARKVPVRPAAGSLLHTQDRGREKTFIRSLGLNTAPFEVVTSADEAEAAFAGVGGPAILKRAAFGYDGKGQIPVDAPAAARQAFESLGGVPCVLEHRVDLAMEISVVLARGTDGATVCYPVAENIHRDGILHMSIVPARVTEAQARAAREAANRIAEGLDYCGLMAVEFFITTAGELLVNEIAPRPHNSGHYTLDACVTSQFEQQVRAICGLPFGDTRLLSPVVMVNLLGDLWTDGEPDWSALFAHPAAKLHLYGKAEARPGRKMGHFCVLGDDLECVISEAEAIFGAL
- the purE gene encoding 5-(carboxyamino)imidazole ribonucleotide mutase, which gives rise to MSNESPIVGVVMGSQSDWPVMAHAVDQLKAFGVPHEARVVSAHRTPDLLFEYAESARERGLKCIIAGAGGAAHLPGMLAAKTTIPVLGVPVPSRHLQGQDSLLSIVQMPKGIPVATFAIGEAGAANAGLFAVAMLATHDAELAERLADFRRELAEQVLAMQLPPNP
- a CDS encoding phosphoribosylaminoimidazolesuccinocarboxamide synthase, with protein sequence MSQPLLQSHLTSLPLIHRGKVRDLYAVGDDHLLIVTTDRVSAFDVILPTPIPGKGEVLTKISEFWFRKLEHIVPNQLADMSLAEAVPDAAERAPLEGRSLVVKRLKALPIEAVVRGYLIGSGWKDYQKTGQVCGNPLPAGLQLADRLPEPIYTPSTKAAVGDHDENVDFDYTAELVGPELAAQVRQTALALYKAAAEYALARGIIIADTKFEFGLDDEGVLHLIDEALTPDSSRFWPADTYRPGISPPSFDKQFVRDYLETLDWNKQAPGPELPPDVVQKTTEKYREALLRLTGAS
- the bioD gene encoding dethiobiotin synthase, with amino-acid sequence MSLNGYFVTGTDTGIGKTVLSCALIRALREGGHTVTPRKPVESGCEVRDGQLFPADGTALREAAGSPFPNLDRVTPYRFSHALAPDRAARLVGASLNIEQLRQACLADADQDALLVVEGAGGFYSPLAEDGLNADLAEALGLPVVLVAPDRLGTMNHVLLTAEAIARRGLRLALVVLNEVETEQPEGMDNRSDLARHLDCPILGFPRVKRTGDGWEILAGWLRDSA
- a CDS encoding CPCC family cysteine-rich protein, coding for MMISFGEAKFPCPVCGYQVFDMQPGSHHRCPICCWEDNLVQLRFPLMPGGSNTVSLERAQQNYREFGAAERRHEGMGRKPVGETRDTQWRPLDPARDNIEQPARGIDYADSYPVLDTTVLYYWSERYWRRVAG
- the fba gene encoding class II fructose-bisphosphate aldolase (catalyzes the reversible aldol condensation of dihydroxyacetonephosphate and glyceraldehyde 3-phosphate in the Calvin cycle, glycolysis, and/or gluconeogenesis), translated to MALISLRQLLDHAAEHGYGMPAFNANNMEQVHSVMQAADEVDAPVIIQASAGARKYAGEPFLRHLIIAAVEQYPHIPIVLHQDHGSEPAVCFRSIQSGFTSVMMDGSLMPDMKTPATYEYNVDVTRKVSEMAHALGVSVEGELGCLGSLETGMAGEEDGSGAEGVLDHSQLLTDPDEAADFVKKTGVDALAIAIGTSHGAYKFTRPPTGDILAINRIKEIHARIPNTHLVMHGSSSVPQEWLQIINNYGGDMGQTYGVPVEEIQEGIKHGVRKVNIDTDLRMASTGAIRKFLADNPKEFDPRKFLKASTVAMKDICKARYEAFGCAGMASKIKALSLEEMTARYKSGELDPKVN